In Deltaproteobacteria bacterium GWC2_55_46, a single window of DNA contains:
- a CDS encoding citrate synthase (catalyzes the formation of citrate from acetyl-CoA and oxaloacetate), which produces MEEKPVMDVVPGLEGILAAESAISFIDGDKGILEYRGIPVEALAEKSSFIETSWLLLFGRLPESGEYAKFRDDITFHTRLKFKILRMMEFLPENGHPMHYLQAVTSAMGMYYPARETLDPEVRYWSAVRLIAKLPTIVAAVHRLKHGDAPIQPRNDLSFAANFYYMLFEKEPSALVERILDVMLILHADHTMNASTFSARVVGSTLADPYTIVASAIGTLSGPLHGGANEEVVRMIDEIGTKENVRPYIERKLERKEKVMGVGHRVYRTVDPRGEFLKGYISLLAEHDGIDKKTLDISREIEAVVRERLSQKNIHPNIDFYSGIILRSIGIPTELFTPIFAMGRVAGWLAHWMEQLKSNRIYRPEQKYTGLREQPYIPMEERK; this is translated from the coding sequence ATGGAAGAGAAACCGGTAATGGATGTGGTCCCGGGCCTTGAGGGGATACTTGCGGCGGAATCGGCCATAAGCTTCATCGACGGCGACAAGGGCATACTCGAGTACCGGGGCATCCCGGTAGAAGCGCTCGCCGAGAAGAGCAGCTTTATCGAGACCTCCTGGCTATTGCTCTTCGGCCGCCTCCCTGAAAGCGGCGAGTACGCGAAGTTCAGGGACGATATCACCTTCCACACAAGGCTCAAGTTCAAGATCCTCCGGATGATGGAGTTCCTGCCCGAGAACGGCCACCCCATGCATTACCTGCAGGCCGTGACCTCGGCTATGGGCATGTATTATCCGGCGAGGGAGACCCTTGACCCGGAGGTCCGCTACTGGTCGGCGGTACGGCTCATAGCCAAGCTCCCTACGATAGTTGCCGCCGTCCACAGGCTCAAGCACGGGGACGCTCCCATACAGCCCAGGAACGACCTCTCTTTCGCCGCGAACTTCTATTACATGCTCTTCGAGAAGGAACCCTCTGCGCTCGTCGAGCGCATACTCGACGTGATGCTCATCCTCCATGCCGACCACACCATGAACGCCTCGACCTTTAGCGCCAGGGTGGTCGGTTCGACCCTCGCGGACCCTTACACCATCGTAGCATCCGCCATCGGCACCCTTTCAGGCCCGCTCCACGGAGGCGCCAACGAAGAGGTCGTGCGCATGATAGACGAGATCGGGACGAAGGAGAACGTAAGGCCTTACATCGAAAGGAAGCTTGAGAGGAAAGAGAAGGTGATGGGCGTGGGGCACAGGGTCTACAGGACCGTTGACCCCAGGGGCGAGTTCCTCAAGGGCTATATAAGCCTTCTCGCCGAACACGACGGCATAGATAAAAAGACGCTCGATATTTCCCGCGAGATAGAGGCGGTGGTGCGCGAGAGGCTGTCGCAAAAGAACATCCACCCCAACATAGACTTCTATTCAGGTATCATCTTACGTTCTATCGGCATCCCGACAGAGCTATTTACCCCCATATTCGCCATGGGCAGGGTGGCCGGCTGGCTGGCGCACTGGATGGAGCAGCTAAAATCCAACCGCATATACCGTCCGGAGCAGAAGTACACGGGCCTTCGCGAACAGCCCTATATCCCCATGGAAGAGAGGAAGTGA
- a CDS encoding transcriptional repressor — MEGIVRKYRGKGFKLTPQRIAILKFLEGNTSHPTADDIYTEIKKRYPTVSFATVYNTVEALRERGELIEVTIDPERKHFDPNPTPHHHIMCTECGKIGDVFTDYSEALRLPENITSEFMLTGNHVDFFGLCAGCRDKNIN; from the coding sequence ATGGAAGGGATAGTCAGAAAATACAGGGGCAAAGGCTTTAAGCTCACACCTCAGAGGATCGCGATACTCAAGTTCCTCGAGGGGAATACGAGCCATCCTACGGCAGATGATATATATACCGAGATCAAGAAAAGGTATCCCACTGTATCTTTCGCGACAGTCTACAACACTGTCGAGGCATTGAGGGAAAGGGGAGAGCTGATCGAGGTTACGATCGACCCCGAAAGGAAGCACTTTGACCCGAACCCAACCCCCCACCACCATATCATGTGTACTGAATGCGGCAAGATCGGTGACGTGTTCACAGACTATTCAGAGGCGTTGAGATTGCCCGAGAATATAACGAGCGAGTTCATGCTCACAGGCAACCATGTCGACTTCTTCGGCCTGTGCGCCGGGTGCCGGGACAAAAATATCAATTGA
- a CDS encoding 2-oxoglutarate synthase subunit alpha yields MAEKKKRLMQGNEACVEGAIYAGCRFYSGYPITPSTEIAEGMSVRLPKLGGKFIQMEDEIGGIAAAIGGSVAGIKSMTATSGPGFSLKQECIGYACITEIPLVIVDVMRAGPSTGYPTGPSQSDIMQAKWGTHGDHPVIALTPAYVPEILTETVRAFNLAEKYRTPVMVLYDEIVGHMREAVELPEPGELEVVNRARPECKPEEYHPYDDRFLVPPLAPFGEGYRFHITGLNHKQDGFPTNDPKLIDRNNRRIMEKIEVNKADIWKNEEISLDDAEVAVFTIGSTARSARFAVNELRKQGVKAGLLRPLTIWPFPDNAVHDVAKRVKAIIVPEMNLGQMFHEVQRAALGACKVEGLFRVDGEPITPAQIMEAIKKHC; encoded by the coding sequence ATGGCTGAAAAGAAAAAGAGGCTCATGCAGGGCAACGAGGCCTGCGTTGAAGGCGCCATATATGCGGGATGCAGGTTCTACTCCGGATATCCAATAACGCCCTCTACCGAGATTGCCGAGGGCATGTCGGTAAGGCTGCCGAAGCTCGGCGGCAAGTTCATCCAGATGGAAGACGAGATAGGCGGCATCGCGGCAGCCATCGGCGGCTCTGTGGCAGGTATAAAGTCCATGACCGCCACATCCGGCCCGGGTTTTTCACTCAAGCAGGAGTGCATAGGCTACGCCTGCATAACCGAAATACCGCTTGTGATAGTCGACGTCATGAGGGCCGGCCCTTCAACCGGCTATCCGACAGGCCCATCGCAGTCTGATATCATGCAGGCCAAGTGGGGGACCCACGGCGACCATCCGGTCATCGCCCTTACGCCGGCCTATGTGCCGGAGATACTCACCGAGACGGTAAGGGCCTTCAACCTGGCCGAGAAGTACAGGACCCCGGTGATGGTCCTTTATGATGAAATAGTAGGGCACATGAGGGAGGCCGTAGAGCTTCCGGAGCCCGGCGAGCTTGAGGTCGTCAACAGGGCCAGGCCGGAGTGCAAGCCGGAAGAATACCATCCTTACGACGATCGCTTCCTCGTGCCGCCTCTCGCCCCGTTCGGCGAGGGCTACAGGTTCCACATCACAGGATTGAACCACAAGCAGGACGGCTTCCCCACGAACGACCCGAAGCTCATCGACAGGAACAACAGGCGTATCATGGAGAAGATTGAGGTCAACAAGGCCGATATCTGGAAGAACGAGGAAATTTCGCTCGATGACGCCGAGGTAGCCGTCTTCACCATAGGCTCGACGGCCCGTTCCGCCCGTTTCGCGGTGAACGAGCTCCGTAAGCAGGGCGTAAAGGCAGGGCTTCTGAGGCCGCTTACCATATGGCCCTTCCCTGACAATGCCGTCCATGACGTCGCAAAGAGGGTAAAGGCTATAATAGTGCCGGAGATGAACCTGGGGCAGATGTTCCACGAGGTGCAGAGGGCTGCCCTTGGCGCCTGTAAGGTCGAGGGCCTTTTCAGGGTCGACGGCGAGCCCATAACCCCGGCCCAGATAATGGAAGCCATAAAGAAGCACTGCTAA
- a CDS encoding glycosyl transferase family 2, with the protein MPEPHEIDENEIAAASADPARADIVVGIASYNNARTIAHVVGAVDAGLDKYFPYEKAVIINSDGGSTDSTPEILLNASVDHKAVFLSHRLSPVNRITTPYHGIPGKGSAFRAIFEKASALGAKACCVVDADLRSITPEWVELLLSPVYKEGFDFVAPLYSRHKYDGTITNSMIYPVTRALYGRKIRQPIGGDFGFSGEMARFYLAQDVWDSDIARFGIDIWMTTEALAGGFNVCQSYLGAKIHDPKDPGADLKDMFVQVVGSLMSLTEKHNNEWRQRHGSSEVPTFGFKYSVGVIPIKVDTDGMIRSFRIGAENLSGLWAGFIDKGIVEELEGLSRADAASFRLPKETWVRIIYDYMLAYHHRKLPPEHLLKSLIPLYYGRTASFFLETAEMSDDEAEAVVEDVCAEYERQRDYLAGNWQGGMEHGQDI; encoded by the coding sequence ATGCCAGAGCCTCATGAAATTGACGAAAATGAGATAGCGGCAGCCAGCGCCGATCCTGCCCGGGCCGACATAGTTGTAGGCATAGCGAGCTACAACAACGCGAGGACCATAGCCCATGTGGTCGGCGCCGTAGACGCCGGGCTCGACAAGTACTTCCCTTACGAGAAGGCTGTGATCATCAACTCTGACGGCGGCTCCACCGACAGCACCCCTGAGATACTACTGAACGCGAGCGTGGACCACAAGGCGGTATTCCTGTCACACAGGCTCTCACCTGTCAACAGGATAACGACGCCTTACCACGGCATCCCCGGCAAGGGCAGCGCCTTCAGGGCCATCTTCGAGAAGGCATCCGCCCTTGGCGCGAAGGCATGCTGCGTAGTCGACGCGGACCTCCGCTCGATAACGCCGGAGTGGGTAGAGCTCCTCCTCTCTCCGGTATACAAGGAAGGCTTCGATTTCGTCGCGCCCCTTTACAGCAGGCATAAATACGACGGCACCATCACAAACTCGATGATATACCCTGTCACCAGGGCGCTCTACGGCAGGAAGATACGCCAGCCCATAGGCGGGGACTTCGGCTTCTCAGGGGAGATGGCCAGGTTCTATCTCGCGCAGGACGTATGGGACTCGGACATAGCGAGGTTCGGCATAGACATCTGGATGACGACCGAGGCGCTGGCCGGCGGCTTCAATGTCTGCCAGTCCTATCTCGGGGCCAAGATACATGACCCAAAGGACCCCGGCGCGGACCTGAAGGACATGTTCGTCCAGGTCGTAGGCTCCCTCATGTCGCTCACGGAGAAGCACAACAACGAGTGGCGGCAAAGGCATGGTTCAAGCGAGGTGCCGACCTTCGGCTTCAAGTACTCGGTCGGCGTCATCCCGATAAAGGTCGACACGGACGGGATGATCCGGAGCTTCAGGATAGGCGCCGAGAACTTAAGCGGCTTGTGGGCGGGCTTTATCGACAAGGGCATAGTGGAAGAGCTTGAGGGGCTGTCGAGGGCGGATGCAGCGTCATTCCGGCTGCCCAAGGAGACCTGGGTGAGGATAATCTATGACTACATGCTTGCCTACCACCACAGAAAGCTTCCGCCCGAACACCTTCTCAAATCCCTCATCCCGCTCTACTATGGCCGCACCGCCTCGTTTTTTCTGGAGACTGCCGAGATGAGCGACGACGAGGCCGAAGCGGTGGTCGAGGACGTGTGCGCCGAATACGAAAGACAAAGAGACTACCTGGCAGGCAACTGGCAAGGAGGGATGGAACATGGACAGGATATTTGA
- a CDS encoding cold-shock protein: MPSGKVKWFNESKGFGFIEQDTGEDVFVHYTSIQGSGFRTLKEGQRVDFEITKGPKGLKAENVNPNPL; the protein is encoded by the coding sequence ATGCCTTCAGGAAAGGTCAAGTGGTTCAACGAATCAAAGGGGTTTGGTTTCATAGAACAGGACACCGGTGAGGACGTATTCGTCCACTATACTTCCATTCAGGGCTCCGGGTTCAGGACCCTGAAGGAGGGGCAGAGGGTTGATTTCGAGATCACCAAGGGCCCAAAGGGCCTCAAGGCCGAGAACGTCAATCCTAACCCGCTCTAA
- a CDS encoding fumarate reductase (quinol) flavoprotein subunit (part of four member fumarate reductase enzyme complex FrdABCD which catalyzes the reduction of fumarate to succinate during anaerobic respiration; FrdAB are the catalytic subcomplex consisting of a flavoprotein subunit and an iron-sulfur subunit, respectively; FrdCD are the membrane components which interact with quinone and are involved in electron transfer; the catalytic subunits are similar to succinate dehydrogenase SdhAB) codes for MRAAIEAARAGLNVAVVSKIYPVRSHSVAAQGGINAVLKETDSWEAHMFDTVKGSDYLGDQAAIEVMCKEGPGDILELEGMGAIFSRGIDGSIAQRPFGGAGYPRTCYLADRTGHAMLHVMYEQLVKHGVLIYDEWHVVRVVTQDGAAVGVIAIELDTGKLHRLNSKAVIIATGGYGRVYRTTTNAISSTGDGLGLALDAGLPLMDMEFVQFHPTVLKRTGILMTEGARGEGAYLLNSLGERFMEKYAPKVKELASRDVVSRAEQMEIEEGRGVDGCVFLDLRHLGAGKIKERLSQIRDLAINFAGVDPVEAPVPVKPGAHYSMGGIATDVDGQTGIHGLFAAGESACVSVHGANRLGGNSLLETIVFGRRAGKKAAEYCASTQVAPFPDSALADASHEVARLVSREEGESPHAIKEEMTAAMEDFCGIFRNRERLGKGYEKIKELKERYEMVALTDRGDYFNNELLEAIELGGMLDVCETIFVGALNREESRGSHYRTDFPKRDDLKWLKHTLVYKRGREIAIEYRDVSITRFKPEERKY; via the coding sequence ATGAGGGCCGCGATAGAGGCGGCCCGGGCAGGACTCAACGTCGCGGTAGTCTCGAAGATATATCCGGTGAGGAGCCATTCGGTGGCGGCCCAGGGCGGCATAAACGCCGTTTTGAAGGAGACAGATTCCTGGGAAGCGCACATGTTCGACACCGTTAAGGGGAGCGACTACCTTGGCGACCAGGCCGCCATAGAGGTCATGTGCAAGGAAGGGCCCGGCGATATCCTTGAGCTCGAGGGCATGGGCGCCATCTTCAGCCGCGGCATCGACGGCAGTATCGCCCAGAGGCCATTTGGCGGGGCAGGTTATCCCAGGACCTGCTATCTCGCCGACAGGACGGGACATGCGATGCTGCACGTCATGTACGAGCAGCTCGTGAAGCACGGTGTTCTGATCTACGACGAATGGCACGTGGTGAGGGTCGTGACCCAAGACGGGGCCGCAGTGGGCGTTATCGCCATAGAGCTCGACACCGGGAAGCTCCACAGGCTCAACTCGAAGGCTGTTATCATAGCCACAGGCGGATACGGCAGGGTCTACAGGACCACCACCAACGCCATCTCCTCGACAGGCGACGGGCTGGGGCTCGCGCTTGATGCCGGGCTGCCGCTCATGGACATGGAGTTCGTCCAGTTCCATCCAACTGTCCTTAAAAGGACCGGGATACTCATGACCGAGGGGGCGAGGGGCGAGGGAGCCTATCTCCTCAATTCGCTCGGCGAGAGGTTCATGGAGAAGTACGCCCCCAAGGTGAAGGAGCTTGCCAGCCGTGACGTCGTAAGCCGCGCCGAACAGATGGAAATAGAAGAAGGGCGGGGCGTGGACGGCTGCGTCTTTCTTGATCTAAGGCACCTCGGGGCAGGCAAGATCAAAGAGAGGCTCTCCCAGATAAGGGACCTTGCGATAAACTTCGCCGGGGTAGACCCCGTTGAGGCGCCTGTGCCCGTAAAGCCCGGGGCCCATTACTCGATGGGCGGCATAGCTACCGACGTCGACGGGCAGACCGGCATACACGGGCTTTTCGCGGCTGGCGAGAGCGCCTGCGTAAGCGTCCACGGAGCGAACAGGCTCGGAGGCAACTCTCTTCTTGAGACAATCGTCTTTGGCAGGAGGGCCGGTAAAAAAGCGGCAGAGTACTGCGCATCCACGCAAGTGGCGCCTTTCCCGGATTCAGCGCTTGCCGACGCCTCCCACGAGGTGGCCAGGCTCGTAAGCAGGGAGGAGGGAGAGTCTCCGCACGCCATAAAGGAAGAGATGACAGCGGCCATGGAGGATTTCTGCGGCATCTTCCGGAACAGGGAGAGGCTCGGCAAAGGATATGAAAAGATAAAAGAGCTTAAAGAAAGATATGAGATGGTGGCCCTGACCGACAGGGGCGATTACTTCAATAACGAGCTCCTTGAGGCAATAGAGCTCGGGGGCATGCTCGACGTCTGCGAGACGATATTCGTCGGGGCTTTGAACAGGGAAGAGTCCAGGGGCTCGCATTACAGGACCGATTTCCCAAAAAGGGACGACTTGAAGTGGCTCAAGCATACGCTTGTCTACAAGCGTGGCAGAGAGATTGCCATCGAGTACAGGGATGTCTCCATCACGAGGTTCAAGCCAGAGGAGAGGAAGTACTAA
- a CDS encoding 2-oxoglutarate ferredoxin oxidoreductase subunit gamma (catalyzes the ferredoxin-dependent oxidative decarboxylation 2-oxoglutarate forming succinyl-CoA): MSDRYEIRFSGSGGQGMILAGIIMAEAAAIYGGKNAVQSQSYGPESRGGASKAEVIISHGSIDYPKATSIDCMLAMTQEACTKYHSDVKEGGILLIDSDEVKDVPKGKFRTLSYPIIATAREELGKTIVANIISLGMIAELTGVVSHEAIEKAVLSRVPAAFLELNKSALQIGFDRAKELK; the protein is encoded by the coding sequence ATGAGCGACAGGTACGAGATACGTTTCAGCGGCTCTGGCGGACAGGGCATGATACTGGCCGGTATAATCATGGCCGAGGCCGCTGCCATATACGGGGGCAAGAACGCGGTGCAGAGCCAGTCTTACGGGCCTGAGTCGAGGGGAGGCGCCAGCAAGGCGGAGGTTATCATCTCTCACGGCTCGATAGACTACCCGAAGGCGACCTCCATAGACTGCATGCTGGCCATGACCCAGGAGGCATGTACCAAGTACCATTCCGACGTGAAGGAAGGCGGCATACTCCTCATAGACAGCGACGAGGTGAAGGATGTGCCAAAGGGCAAGTTCAGGACCTTGAGCTACCCGATAATCGCCACAGCGAGGGAAGAGCTCGGCAAGACCATAGTCGCGAACATCATCTCTCTTGGCATGATAGCCGAGCTTACCGGAGTCGTCTCCCATGAGGCCATCGAGAAGGCGGTCCTCTCAAGGGTGCCGGCGGCCTTCCTTGAGCTCAACAAGAGCGCCCTGCAGATAGGCTTTGACAGGGCGAAAGAGCTTAAGTGA
- a CDS encoding glycosyl transferase, giving the protein MADFYHAGAITTFHRLGRPKTERLVAELELYSLARPIALVLPALCTDVRSDAMKGIVEELKGARFLREIVLALGPASDEEFREVKEFMSTLPQDVTIIHTGGRRISELYRTLEEKGVSPGQDGKGRSAWTAYGYVISSGRSSVIALHDCDIQNYSIELLERLCYPVVSPTLDYVFCKGYYARVTDRMHGRVTRLFLAPLVRALQRMCKDRPFLDFLDSFRYPLAGEFSMTIDVARINRVPWDWGLEVGMLAEVYRNYSAKRICQVDIAENYEHKHQPLSAEDPSTGLMKMSIDIAKSIFRTLASEGVVFSDGFFKSLMAAYLKMAEDNIVKYEGDAAINGLFFDRHEEARMVDAFTHSIIDAASTIMENPLGAPMIPNWNRVISATPGILERLKAIVEEDNKLSF; this is encoded by the coding sequence ATGGCTGACTTCTACCATGCCGGCGCCATAACCACATTTCACAGGCTTGGAAGGCCTAAGACAGAGCGGCTTGTGGCCGAGCTTGAGCTCTATAGCCTTGCGCGCCCAATAGCCCTGGTCTTGCCCGCGCTCTGCACGGACGTCCGAAGCGATGCCATGAAGGGCATAGTGGAGGAGCTTAAGGGAGCGCGTTTCCTCCGTGAGATAGTGCTCGCCCTCGGCCCTGCCTCGGACGAGGAGTTCAGGGAGGTAAAGGAGTTCATGTCCACCCTGCCGCAGGACGTGACCATAATACACACAGGCGGCAGGAGGATAAGCGAGCTTTACAGGACTCTCGAGGAAAAGGGAGTAAGCCCGGGGCAGGACGGCAAGGGCAGGTCGGCCTGGACAGCGTACGGGTATGTGATATCAAGCGGCAGGTCGAGCGTCATAGCGCTCCATGACTGCGACATCCAGAACTACAGTATCGAGCTCCTCGAGAGGCTCTGCTACCCTGTAGTAAGCCCTACCCTCGATTACGTCTTCTGCAAGGGCTACTACGCGAGGGTGACCGACAGGATGCACGGCAGGGTCACAAGGCTCTTCCTCGCCCCGCTGGTGAGGGCCCTCCAGAGGATGTGCAAAGACCGCCCGTTCCTCGACTTCCTCGACAGCTTCAGATACCCGCTTGCCGGCGAGTTCTCCATGACGATAGACGTGGCCAGGATAAACAGGGTCCCCTGGGACTGGGGGCTCGAGGTCGGGATGCTCGCCGAGGTCTACAGGAACTACTCGGCAAAGCGGATATGCCAGGTCGACATAGCGGAGAACTATGAGCACAAACACCAGCCCCTATCGGCCGAAGACCCCTCCACGGGGCTCATGAAGATGAGCATAGACATAGCGAAGTCCATATTCAGGACCCTCGCTTCAGAGGGTGTCGTCTTCTCAGACGGCTTTTTCAAATCTCTCATGGCCGCCTACCTCAAGATGGCCGAGGACAACATAGTGAAGTACGAGGGCGACGCGGCCATAAACGGCCTCTTCTTCGACCGCCACGAGGAGGCACGGATGGTAGACGCCTTCACCCATTCGATAATAGACGCCGCCAGCACGATAATGGAAAACCCGCTGGGAGCGCCGATGATACCCAACTGGAACAGGGTCATCTCCGCAACACCTGGGATACTCGAACGGTTGAAGGCCATAGTTGAAGAGGACAACAAGCTCTCTTTTTAG
- a CDS encoding 2-oxoacid:ferredoxin oxidoreductase subunit beta: MSTTVAEKKEKISVPFDYDKYLRPNKLPHIWCPGCGHGIVLKAMLRAIDKAGLDKNNVCMVSGIGCSSRTPGYVDFNTMHTIHGRAPAFATGIKLAKPEMKVIVITGDGDALAIGGNHFIHVCRRNIDMTILVMTNATYGMTGGQFSPTSPMNTVSTTSRYGSIEPPFDACEMAKAAGATFVARGTAYHTIELEKTLFEAIQHKGTSVVDIIDACPTYFGRANNLKSASQMMDVIEKDGTVNVKQADKLPPEKLEGKFLRGILHRAERPEYTEAYQTMVTEKAAKK, translated from the coding sequence ATGTCAACAACGGTTGCTGAGAAGAAGGAAAAGATAAGCGTACCCTTCGATTACGATAAGTACCTGAGGCCCAATAAGCTCCCGCACATATGGTGCCCGGGCTGCGGCCACGGGATAGTCCTGAAGGCTATGCTCCGCGCCATAGACAAGGCGGGCCTCGACAAGAACAATGTCTGCATGGTCTCCGGCATAGGCTGCTCATCCAGGACCCCCGGCTACGTCGACTTCAACACCATGCATACCATACACGGAAGGGCCCCGGCCTTCGCTACCGGCATCAAGCTCGCCAAGCCAGAGATGAAGGTAATAGTCATAACCGGCGACGGTGACGCGCTCGCGATAGGCGGAAACCACTTCATACATGTCTGCAGGCGCAATATCGACATGACCATACTGGTGATGACCAACGCTACATACGGGATGACAGGTGGGCAGTTCTCCCCGACCTCGCCTATGAACACGGTCTCGACGACCAGCAGGTACGGCAGCATAGAGCCGCCTTTCGATGCCTGCGAGATGGCCAAGGCCGCCGGGGCGACATTCGTCGCCAGGGGCACGGCCTATCACACGATCGAGCTTGAAAAGACGCTCTTTGAGGCGATCCAGCACAAGGGGACCTCTGTGGTAGATATCATCGACGCCTGCCCGACCTACTTCGGAAGGGCGAACAACCTGAAGAGCGCGTCCCAGATGATGGACGTGATAGAGAAGGACGGCACGGTGAACGTAAAGCAGGCTGATAAGCTGCCGCCGGAGAAGCTCGAGGGGAAGTTCCTCCGTGGCATCCTGCACAGGGCCGAGAGGCCGGAGTATACCGAGGCCTACCAGACCATGGTAACCGAGAAGGCGGCGAAGAAGTAA
- a CDS encoding ribonuclease PH: MRSAAKQRRSDGRRADELRPLKITRDYLKFAEGSVLIEMGDTKVICAATVEERVPPFLAGTGKGWLTAEYSMLPRSSKKRIQRETGKVGGRTHEIQRLIGRSLRAVADMDSLGERTVYIDCDVIQADGGTRTASITGAYVAVYDTLRELKKKGVLSSIPLLDSIAAVSVGIVQGVPALDLNYVEDSSADVDMNVIMTGSGRFVEVQGTAEHAPFTKGELSSLINLASKGIKELTIAQKRSLNKRR, translated from the coding sequence TTGAGATCAGCGGCAAAGCAGCGCAGGAGTGACGGGAGAAGGGCGGACGAGCTCCGCCCGTTGAAGATAACGCGCGATTACCTCAAGTTCGCCGAGGGCTCGGTCCTGATCGAGATGGGCGACACCAAGGTCATCTGCGCCGCCACCGTCGAGGAGCGTGTCCCGCCCTTTCTGGCGGGGACCGGCAAGGGCTGGCTCACGGCGGAGTACTCGATGCTCCCCAGGTCATCGAAGAAGAGGATACAGCGGGAGACCGGCAAGGTCGGCGGAAGGACACATGAGATACAGCGCCTTATCGGACGGAGCCTGAGGGCGGTGGCTGACATGGACTCGCTCGGCGAGAGGACGGTCTATATCGACTGCGACGTGATACAGGCCGACGGAGGCACAAGGACAGCCTCCATAACCGGGGCCTATGTCGCGGTATACGACACCTTGAGGGAGCTTAAGAAGAAGGGCGTCTTAAGCTCGATACCACTTCTCGACTCGATAGCTGCCGTAAGCGTAGGCATAGTGCAGGGGGTACCTGCGCTTGACCTCAATTATGTGGAGGACTCGTCAGCCGACGTCGACATGAACGTCATCATGACCGGGAGCGGCCGTTTCGTTGAGGTCCAGGGCACGGCCGAGCACGCGCCTTTTACCAAAGGCGAGCTCTCGTCGCTTATCAACCTTGCCTCAAAGGGCATTAAAGAGCTTACCATTGCCCAGAAGAGGTCCCTCAATAAAAGACGTTAG
- a CDS encoding non-canonical purine NTP pyrophosphatase, RdgB/HAM1 family, with amino-acid sequence MRIVLATKNAGKAREISSILEGAGVELVTLAEYPELELPPETGETFRENALAKARFTSAATGLPALADDSGLEVDALGGRPGVRSARYAGAGATDRENYEKLLAEMKGVPMESRGARFRCAVAFVGPGGPGGIEELFEGSFSGSISEEPRGRGGFGYDPVFIVPGRGITVAELPPGEKDRLSHRAKALEAFKVFLIGRKREKKS; translated from the coding sequence ATGAGAATAGTCCTTGCCACAAAGAATGCCGGCAAGGCGCGCGAGATATCGAGCATCCTCGAAGGCGCGGGAGTTGAGCTGGTCACGCTCGCGGAATATCCTGAATTGGAGCTGCCGCCAGAGACAGGAGAAACGTTCAGGGAGAACGCCCTCGCGAAGGCAAGGTTCACTTCTGCCGCCACAGGCCTTCCAGCGCTCGCTGACGACTCCGGCCTTGAGGTCGATGCCCTCGGAGGAAGGCCTGGCGTCCGCTCCGCTCGATACGCGGGAGCAGGCGCAACCGACAGGGAGAATTACGAGAAGCTCCTTGCCGAGATGAAAGGCGTGCCGATGGAGTCGCGGGGCGCGCGCTTCAGGTGCGCTGTCGCGTTCGTCGGGCCTGGCGGGCCTGGCGGGATAGAAGAGCTTTTCGAGGGGTCGTTTTCCGGGTCAATATCTGAAGAGCCCAGGGGCAGGGGCGGCTTTGGATATGACCCCGTCTTCATCGTCCCGGGAAGGGGTATTACTGTAGCGGAGCTTCCCCCCGGAGAGAAGGACAGATTAAGCCACCGGGCAAAGGCGCTCGAGGCGTTCAAGGTATTTCTCATCGGAAGAAAGAGAGAAAAAAAGAGCTGA